In Clostridium sporogenes, one genomic interval encodes:
- a CDS encoding GntR family transcriptional regulator — protein sequence MINIDSRSSKPIYEQIIDGIKENVIRGILKPGDKLPSVRELAVMITTNPNTVSKAYKELEREKIIEVLRGKGTYISDFNPREDEEKMSFLRKELKQLLIEAQYMGIDKKEFLKLIEEIYEDLDGKR from the coding sequence ATGATTAATATAGACAGTAGAAGTAGCAAACCTATATATGAACAAATAATAGACGGTATAAAAGAAAATGTTATAAGGGGAATATTGAAACCAGGAGATAAATTACCTTCTGTAAGAGAACTAGCTGTAATGATAACTACAAATCCAAATACAGTTAGTAAAGCTTATAAAGAATTAGAAAGAGAAAAAATTATAGAGGTTTTAAGGGGAAAGGGAACTTATATATCAGATTTTAATCCTAGGGAGGATGAAGAAAAAATGAGTTTTTTAAGAAAAGAATTAAAGCAACTTTTGATAGAGGCACAATATATGGGAATTGATAAAAAGGAATTTTTAAAGTTGATAGAAGAGATTTATGAAGATTTAGATGGAAAGAGGTGA
- a CDS encoding VanZ family protein produces the protein MKKKIINILFTVGFVFYISFLLWNIPFKYVSPIEVFSTNRYFSRTLNLIPFYDSFNGNYNGLDIWGNVILFIPLGIYMNIINKNNAIYKNIFEIFSISLIFEASQYIFGIGASDITDIITNTIGGIIGIGIYMVIKKIFKENTKVKNFITICSIVIMIPVGIILIALFIYN, from the coding sequence ATGAAGAAAAAAATAATTAACATTTTATTTACTGTAGGATTTGTATTTTATATTTCATTTTTACTGTGGAATATTCCTTTTAAATATGTATCTCCAATAGAAGTATTTAGTACTAATAGATATTTTTCTAGAACACTTAATTTGATTCCTTTTTATGATAGCTTCAATGGAAATTATAACGGTTTAGATATTTGGGGAAATGTAATTTTATTTATTCCATTAGGAATTTATATGAATATAATCAATAAAAACAACGCTATATATAAAAATATTTTTGAAATTTTCTCAATAAGTTTAATCTTTGAAGCTAGTCAATATATATTTGGCATAGGTGCCAGTGATATAACGGATATTATTACTAATACTATTGGGGGAATTATTGGTATAGGTATATACATGGTAATTAAGAAGATTTTTAAAGAGAATACTAAAGTGAAAAATTTTATTACTATTTGTAGTATTGTAATTATGATACCAGTTGGAATTATATTAATAGCACTATTTATATACAATTAG